One Mustelus asterias chromosome 10, sMusAst1.hap1.1, whole genome shotgun sequence DNA window includes the following coding sequences:
- the sowahca gene encoding uncharacterized protein sowahca, which yields MATEFSLNAVWQFLSERGGKVPSAELLEHFAAFLNNPKTRTNVRGLFKEFVNKVGLVVQEDGVKYICLKKKYRGQVNWSEAPADGRGHGSKDSDGAAGEVENGERQCGANSIGPSAGARKQSAGEGALTDARKSALSLPAVDNGCLDNSCREECDESSQAVAVDQHNAQEDGRIERHSHTNGTNGHVTSSNKNPTVSNINIERGNPVQIKHDQATETFQLITDLGEILPKHDSSQGVQNAKDGGDLLATFSNSGDDRSNIVTWNLSESTAEQTAESKKIENGGSTEHDIKSKNESKTLFASQCNFAPTQAKTSPDINVRRSSRKRLQRSLAVNRSSSLCDDGNTIENSTDASIPASESLLCTPRSSRKNFRELMISSSPQLRHSVVYSNPVGFLNVKQGDSGSSRNDSDSSSLTSSKLDYEDTGSVALDPLEHEWMIHASEGRWDGLKALLTTDPSLITWKDFVTGFTCLHWAAKHGKPELLAMLVNYAAKHDIPININIRSTGGYTPLHLAAMHGHTEVVKLLSGAYDADVDIRDYSGKKAWQYLGQETSEELRNLIGECRNPESENALQNGSGRWRLSKVLPTNLTHKLSNAPEAEACSDSPPVKALSRKTSTNKMKLNRMRFKTQIIHTAPSLRGTADPRDAKSALKLRPKSTIFG from the coding sequence ATGGCAACGGAGTTTAGCTTGAACGCCGTGTGGCAGTTTCTTTCGGAGAGAGGAGGGAAAGTGCCGAGTGCGGAGCTGCTGGAACATTTCGCAGCTTTTCTGAACAACCCCAAGACGAGGACAAACGTTCGAGGATTGTTCAAGGAGTTCGTAAATAAAGTGGGGCTGGTGGTCCAAGAAGACGGCGTGAAGTACATCTGTCTGAAGAAGAAATACCGGGGTCAGGTGAACTGGTCCGAAGCGCCTGCTGATGGCAGGGGGCATGGCAGCAAAGACAGTGATGGTGCTGCCGGCGAGGTGGAAAATGGTGAGAGGCAATGTGGAGCAAACAGCATCGGGCCATCTGCAGGAGCGCGAAAACAAAGCGCAGGTGAAGGAGCTTTGACAGATGCGCGCAAATCGGCACTTTCACTGCCAGCTGTCGACAATGGATGTTTGGACAACTCGTGTCGTGAAGAATGCGATGAAAGTAGTCAGGCTGTAGCCGTGGACCAGCACAACGCGCAAGAAGATGGGCGAATTGAGAGGCACTCCCATACAAATGGCACGAATGGACACGTTACTTCATCAAATAAGAATCCGACCGTGTCAAACATAAACATAGAAAGGGGGAATCCAGTCCAAATCAAGCATGACCAGGCGACCGAAACCTTTCAACTAATCACTGATTTGGGCGAAATATTGCCAAAGCACGACTCCAGTCAGGGTGTTCAGAATGCGAAAGATGGTGGAGATCTGCTTGCCACTTTCTCGAATTCTGGCGATGACAGAAGTAATATTGTAACCTGGAATCTGTCTGAAAGCACTGCAGAGCAGACAGCAGAATCCAAGAAAATAGAAAATGGGGGCTCCACAGAACACGATATTAAGTCAAAGAATGAAAGTAAAACGTTATTTGCATCTCAATGCAACTTTGCACCTACTCAAGCCAAGACAAGCCCAGATATTAATGTCAGAAGATCATCTCGAAAGCGTTTGCAGCGCAGCCTGGCGGTTAATCGGTCAAGCAGTCTTTGTGATGATGGAAACACAATTGAGAACTCGACCGATGCATCGATTCCAGCTAGTGAAAGCTTATTATGTACACCCAGATCAAGTAGGAAAAACTTTAGAGAACTGATGATTAGCAGTTCACCCCAGCTAAGACACAGTGTTGTTTACAGTAACCCTGTCGGCTTCCTAAATGTTAAGCAGGGAGATTCGGGATCTAGTAGAAACGATAGCGATTCCTCCTCTCTAACTTCTTCAAAACTGGACTATGAAGATACTGGATCAGTAGCACTCGATCCTTTGGAACATGAGTGGATGATACATGCTTCGGAAGGAAGGTGGGATGGCCTCAAAGCATTACTGACAACTGATCCCAGCCTGATTACTTGGAAAGATTTTGTCACTGGATTTACATGCCTTCATTGGGCAGCAAAACATGGTAAACCAGAATTATTAGCAATGCTAGTCAATTATGCAGCAAAACAtgacattccaatcaatattAATATTCGATCTACTGGAGGTTACACCCCTCTACATTTGGCTGCAATGCATGGGCACACGGAAGTAGTGAAACTGTTGTCTGGTGCCTATGACGCTGATGTTGATATTAGGGACTACAGTGGTAAAAAGGCGTGGCAATACCTAGGCCAAGAGACTTCAGAAGAATTGAGGAACCTTATTGGTGAATGTAGAAACCCTGAGTCTGAAAACGCATTACAGAATGGAAGTGGCCGTTGGAGACTATCGAAAGTTCTTCCCACCAACCTGACACACAAATTGTCCAATGCTCCTGAAGCAGAAGCTTGTTCTGATAGCCCGCCTGTAAAAGCACTCAGCCGGAAAACCTCGACTAACAAAATGAAACTAAATCGAATGAGATTTAAAACACAGATTATTCACACTGCACCCTCGCTTCGAGGAACAGCTGATCCGAGAGATGCAAAAAGCGCATTGAAACTCAGACCAAAGTCAACTATTTTTGGATAA